A genomic region of Catalinimonas niigatensis contains the following coding sequences:
- a CDS encoding alginate lyase family protein, which translates to MRLFYLSFLLLIIHHLAVAEVSIRQTLLLTAEEQQYLMKLIQQNKEVQNLWYSVKEAAQHILDDQPNPLQIIHYEGLLDTNPKRIATEKSLRDMDKLAVLLNAYYGTQNKAYAAKAKKYILAWVNTYQATGNPINENKFEPLIHSYQVMRSYFSPSEKELVNQWLVKIAEAEMANPNIPENNWKAKQIKLIGTIGLVLQKESYVQYAAENFKAYVDKSLYGDGGSRDLEQRDALSYHTSGLDPLLTYAITVDQLGDGVATDFFRYENPDGGSIKRSVDFVIPYASGEKEYKEWVNTKVELDKRRAEAGLEKYQPGKLFDPKESRDTFELAYFFDPSYKPIIQGLSENSFEDYNSWFSVLIDVSRQNI; encoded by the coding sequence ATGAGATTATTTTACCTCTCTTTCCTGTTGCTCATCATACATCACTTGGCGGTAGCTGAGGTAAGTATACGTCAGACACTCCTGCTTACTGCCGAAGAGCAGCAGTATTTGATGAAACTTATTCAGCAGAACAAAGAGGTGCAAAACCTCTGGTATTCTGTCAAGGAAGCCGCACAACACATTCTGGATGATCAACCTAATCCTTTACAGATAATCCATTATGAAGGCCTGCTGGATACCAACCCTAAAAGGATAGCTACTGAAAAAAGCCTTCGCGATATGGATAAGCTGGCGGTACTATTGAACGCTTACTATGGGACACAAAATAAGGCTTATGCTGCCAAGGCAAAAAAATATATCCTGGCTTGGGTAAATACTTATCAGGCTACAGGGAACCCTATCAACGAGAATAAATTTGAACCACTGATCCATAGCTATCAGGTAATGCGAAGCTACTTCAGTCCGTCGGAAAAAGAATTGGTAAACCAATGGCTGGTGAAGATTGCTGAAGCTGAAATGGCTAACCCCAACATTCCTGAAAACAACTGGAAAGCCAAACAGATTAAACTGATAGGAACAATTGGTCTGGTATTGCAGAAAGAGTCTTATGTGCAGTATGCTGCCGAAAATTTTAAAGCATATGTGGACAAATCTCTTTACGGTGATGGAGGCAGCCGAGACCTAGAACAACGTGATGCTTTGAGTTACCATACTTCCGGTCTTGACCCACTGCTTACTTATGCCATCACTGTAGATCAGCTTGGAGATGGTGTTGCCACGGATTTTTTTCGCTATGAGAATCCTGATGGCGGGAGTATCAAGAGGTCTGTGGACTTTGTCATTCCTTATGCTAGCGGAGAAAAAGAATATAAAGAGTGGGTCAATACGAAGGTGGAACTAGATAAACGCAGAGCAGAAGCGGGTCTGGAAAAATATCAGCCCGGTAAACTGTTTGATCCTAAAGAATCCAGAGACACTTTTGAACTGGCTTATTTCTTTGATCCTAGCTATAAACCTATCATTCAAGGGTTATCCGAAAATAGTTTTGAAGATTACAACAGTTGGTTTTCGGTTTTGATTGATGTTTCTCGCCAAAATATATGA
- a CDS encoding stage II sporulation protein M, which translates to MSTQTEAENNKLMREAAFVKQNEKKWEALNEAMASGKSALKPDELADYFIQLTDDLGYAKTHYPQSNTTAYVNNLTAKVHQSIYRNKKEDQGRFVRFWKIELPQVLYESRRQMLYSFIIFSLACLVGALSAAHDDTFVRLILGDSYVNMTLENIANNDPMAVYKSMGRGDMFFAITVNNIKVSFMAFVAGIIFSIGTGFVLFQNGIMLGAFQYFFFQKGVLLPSFLTIWIHGTIEISSIIIAGAAGLVMGNSILFPGTYPRMESFKKGARKGMKIVIGLVPLFIVAGFLESFVTRLTDWPWPLRLAIILSSAFFILYYFIIYPAKLQQHASK; encoded by the coding sequence GTGTCGACACAAACGGAAGCGGAAAATAATAAATTGATGAGAGAAGCGGCCTTTGTCAAGCAAAATGAGAAAAAATGGGAAGCCTTGAATGAGGCAATGGCTTCCGGAAAAAGTGCCTTGAAACCAGATGAGCTGGCAGATTATTTCATTCAGCTTACCGACGATCTGGGCTATGCCAAAACACATTACCCTCAAAGCAATACTACCGCCTACGTGAACAACCTGACAGCTAAAGTCCATCAAAGCATTTACCGCAATAAAAAAGAAGACCAGGGACGCTTTGTACGTTTCTGGAAAATAGAATTGCCACAGGTTTTGTATGAGTCGCGCAGACAAATGCTTTACTCCTTTATCATTTTTAGCCTTGCCTGCCTGGTGGGTGCTTTATCGGCAGCCCATGACGATACCTTTGTCCGCCTGATATTGGGAGACAGTTATGTGAACATGACATTAGAAAATATTGCCAACAATGATCCTATGGCGGTCTACAAAAGCATGGGAAGAGGAGATATGTTTTTTGCCATCACGGTCAACAACATCAAAGTCTCCTTTATGGCCTTTGTAGCAGGGATCATATTTTCCATAGGAACAGGCTTTGTGCTGTTTCAGAATGGGATCATGCTGGGGGCTTTTCAGTATTTTTTTTTCCAGAAAGGGGTACTGCTTCCTTCTTTTCTCACCATCTGGATTCATGGAACCATTGAAATATCCTCTATCATCATTGCCGGAGCCGCAGGTTTGGTGATGGGTAACAGTATATTATTTCCGGGTACTTACCCTCGTATGGAATCCTTTAAAAAAGGAGCACGTAAAGGCATGAAAATCGTGATAGGTCTGGTACCTTTATTTATTGTAGCAGGCTTTCTGGAATCATTTGTAACACGGTTAACCGATTGGCCCTGGCCTTTACGTTTAGCCATCATCCTAAGCTCTGCCTTCTTCATACTCTATTATTTTATTATATACCCGGCAAAACTACAGCAGCATGCAAGCAAATAA
- a CDS encoding methyltransferase, translating into MKLTSVPENLLERFALWLGIAPTPISDTHVAFMMARTIMVGAKLGIFEALAQRPASAKVISVNCQTHPNATIKILNSLVHLGYLTTTRQQEYQLTKLSRKWMLQESEKSLYDKMMLQFIEWKLVEHYENYVRSGEPAEMHQILNDKEWETYQKGMRSMAKVSAWEVAKRTPIPLNARKLLDIGGAHGYYSVALCKKYADIQATILDLPEAIKYAKPLLSEEAMNDRVQHQAGNVLTTDLGEAIYDVIFISSLVHHFDAETNLLLAQKIYTALKPGGYYIIQEFVRDDKARRGDYLAILDLYFAATSQSGTWSVKEMSDWQKKAGFKLYKTIWLRSIPRHAQVVGKKV; encoded by the coding sequence ATGAAGCTTACCTCAGTACCCGAAAACCTGCTGGAACGTTTTGCCCTCTGGTTAGGCATAGCCCCCACACCTATCAGCGATACGCATGTTGCTTTTATGATGGCCCGTACCATTATGGTGGGTGCTAAATTAGGTATTTTTGAAGCTTTGGCGCAACGCCCTGCTTCCGCAAAGGTTATCTCCGTAAATTGCCAGACCCACCCCAATGCTACTATCAAAATACTTAATTCCCTTGTACATCTTGGTTATCTGACCACCACCCGTCAACAGGAATATCAGCTTACCAAATTATCCCGCAAATGGATGTTGCAGGAAAGTGAGAAATCATTATATGATAAGATGATGCTACAGTTTATAGAATGGAAACTGGTAGAGCATTACGAAAACTATGTGCGTTCCGGTGAACCTGCCGAGATGCACCAGATACTGAATGATAAGGAATGGGAAACCTACCAGAAAGGGATGCGGTCGATGGCTAAAGTTTCTGCCTGGGAAGTAGCCAAGCGTACACCTATCCCTCTCAACGCCAGAAAACTACTGGATATCGGAGGTGCACACGGATATTATTCTGTCGCTTTGTGCAAAAAATATGCTGACATACAGGCCACTATCCTTGACCTTCCGGAGGCCATTAAATATGCCAAGCCTCTTCTTTCTGAAGAAGCAATGAATGATAGGGTACAGCATCAGGCAGGAAATGTGCTTACTACAGATCTAGGAGAAGCCATCTATGATGTCATTTTTATATCTAGCCTGGTTCATCATTTTGATGCTGAAACCAACCTCTTACTTGCTCAAAAAATTTATACAGCCCTTAAACCAGGGGGGTACTACATCATTCAGGAATTTGTGCGAGATGATAAAGCCCGAAGAGGAGACTACTTGGCCATACTGGACTTGTATTTTGCAGCTACCAGTCAGTCGGGTACTTGGTCCGTAAAGGAAATGTCGGACTGGCAAAAAAAGGCGGGCTTTAAACTTTACAAAACCATATGGCTGCGTTCTATCCCTCGCCATGCACAGGTGGTCGGAAAAAAAGTTTAG
- a CDS encoding Uma2 family endonuclease, which yields METEVAKRLFTIEEYHQMAEAGILRADTRTELIHGEIIKMSPIGNYHAAIVRRITTLLTPLLVPEYIVDVQNPVRIGEQSEPEPDITILPFREDYYAATGVTPSDVLLLIEVSDSSLRYDREIKLPLYATAHIPEVWIIDVNKKRLYVYRQPVDGEYQEKQTIEQHKEISATQLPLKVMFHDLLI from the coding sequence ATGGAAACTGAAGTAGCCAAAAGATTATTTACTATTGAGGAATATCACCAGATGGCGGAAGCTGGTATTCTACGTGCAGATACACGAACAGAATTGATCCATGGAGAAATTATCAAGATGAGTCCGATAGGAAATTATCACGCAGCCATAGTAAGACGTATAACTACTTTACTTACCCCTCTGTTGGTACCTGAATATATTGTTGATGTGCAAAATCCAGTTCGCATTGGTGAGCAATCCGAACCTGAACCGGATATTACGATTCTACCTTTTAGGGAGGATTATTATGCTGCAACGGGTGTAACTCCTTCTGATGTCCTTCTCCTTATTGAAGTATCTGATAGTTCCTTACGCTATGATCGCGAAATAAAACTCCCTCTTTATGCCACTGCCCATATTCCTGAAGTTTGGATCATTGATGTGAATAAGAAAAGGTTATATGTATATCGTCAACCAGTGGACGGAGAATACCAGGAGAAACAGACAATAGAACAACATAAAGAAATATCAGCTACCCAACTTCCATTAAAAGTCATGTTTCATGATTTACTGATTTAA
- a CDS encoding RDD family protein, which produces MQRISIETTQNVQVDYVLAGIGSRIQAFFLDLLVIVAYGVILLLFFSQLGIVPPTAVMVILGLPPLLYHLLCEIFLDGQSLGKRQMNIKVVKLDGSAPTVSAYLLRWLLRLVDINLMTGAIAVLSIAISRNDQRVGDLAAGTTVVKQKAGQPLSVFSVDEDHQAVFPEVINLTDQDIDIIMRVIHTYRESGQTAPLTATANKIKDLLNIHSDLRPLQFLYTVVRDYKHLTSW; this is translated from the coding sequence ATGCAGCGTATAAGTATAGAAACCACTCAAAATGTACAGGTAGATTATGTATTGGCCGGCATAGGCAGCCGCATTCAGGCTTTCTTTCTGGACCTGCTGGTGATTGTAGCTTATGGCGTGATTTTGCTTTTGTTTTTTTCACAGCTTGGCATAGTTCCTCCTACTGCAGTGATGGTCATCCTGGGTCTACCTCCTCTTTTATACCATTTGCTATGCGAAATATTTCTGGATGGACAGAGTTTGGGCAAAAGGCAGATGAACATCAAGGTAGTTAAGCTGGATGGTTCGGCTCCGACTGTTAGTGCTTACCTCCTTCGCTGGTTGTTGCGTCTGGTGGATATCAACCTTATGACTGGCGCCATTGCTGTATTAAGCATTGCTATCAGTCGGAATGATCAGCGCGTGGGTGATCTGGCAGCGGGTACTACAGTAGTAAAACAAAAAGCCGGACAACCCTTGTCTGTTTTCTCGGTTGACGAAGACCATCAAGCTGTGTTTCCGGAAGTAATCAATTTAACGGACCAGGATATCGACATCATCATGCGGGTGATACATACTTACCGGGAGAGTGGACAAACGGCCCCACTCACTGCTACTGCCAATAAAATCAAAGATTTACTCAACATCCACAGCGACCTGCGTCCGCTACAGTTTCTTTACACTGTGGTGAGAGATTATAAGCATTTGACTTCCTGGTAG